In Lycium barbarum isolate Lr01 chromosome 9, ASM1917538v2, whole genome shotgun sequence, the DNA window ATTGATAACCATCCATTCATACTAAATGAATGGAGGTTTATTATACATTTATTCATACTTCCAACAACAAAACTATACCTGCTACTACACACAATACTGAAATATAAATAGCCACCATGAAtattcttcatatatatatatatatatatattccttagtAATTAATCAATTAGTTGCGAGGCCATCCTCCATAACCACCACCAGGATAATATCCACCATATCCTCCTCTTGGATAACCACCACTATGTCCACGGCCACCACCAGGATAATATCCACCATATCCTCCTCTGGGATAACCGCCATTATATCCGCGGCCACCACCATATCCTCCTTCAAATCCACCTCGTCCCATTCCTCGTCCCATTCCTCCTCTGTGTCCGTGAATAACTACATCTAGAAATTTGGCGTCGTTTAACTCATTTTCCTGTCCTGCACCATTAATCATACATATGCATGTTAGTAAGGCTGGTAAATGGAGGGTTTGTGCTGAATTTGGACGGTTTGTGTTAAATTTGGACGGATTAAAATGGACTGAACCAATAATTAAATAGGTCATTGTTCAGAAGTTAACTCGTACTGAGATAGATAGGGCCAAGATGGTCTAAACAATGAGCCGTACCCCAACCCGCCCAACTCTTACcacattttaatttcttttttgttttcttataatttttgTAATTGCCGAACAaaactattttaaaaaataattagtaTTGTAGCTTATCCCAATTTATATGAATAGGTTGGGAGTGGTGAGTAAAAGGATTAAAATACTTAATTTAGAAAAAGAAATAGAGATAGATTCttcgatttttttaaaaagaaaaatagaatTTACATATCACTAAAAtttattacaagtcaagttaACTAACAAGTCAAGatttaatttttgttttgagaaaataCAGTCAAGGAAATGGTTTAACTCTTTATACAGTAACCCTTTTACATAAAATGAGACAGAGATTGTATACCGTTGTCCTGAGAAGTGGTGGAGCTCTGAGCCAACTCCCTAGCTGCAACCTCTGAGGTTAGCAC includes these proteins:
- the LOC132610382 gene encoding uncharacterized protein LOC132610382, whose protein sequence is MGSKAFMVLGIVLAIFLVLTSEVAARELAQSSTTSQDNGQENELNDAKFLDVVIHGHRGGMGRGMGRGGFEGGYGGGRGYNGGYPRGGYGGYYPGGGRGHSGGYPRGGYGGYYPGGGYGGWPRN